A region of the Peredibacter starrii genome:
TCATCCAGAACGTAAAGGACACCCGAGAGTGCAGAACCGATTTGAGTCGCAAGACGAATACGTTGTGATTCACCACCTGATAAGGTCATGGCATCACGGTTGAGAGTCAGGTAATTAAGTCCCACGTTGAGGAGAAACTTGATCCTGTCTTTAACTTCTTTCAAAACTTTGTGCGCGATGATTGCCTGGTTGCCAGTGAACTCAAGCGAATCAAAGAAGACCGCTGCTTCATTGATTGAGAGATCACACACATCCATGATGGACTGACCTTTAATCGTCGCCGCCAGGGCGAAAGGACTTAATTTCTTTCCCTTACAGCTTGGGCACTTTTTAATGATCATGTATTCTTCAAGATCCGCGCGGGTCTTTTCAGATTCTGATTCGTTGTATTTTTTTTCTAACCAGGCCACGACTCCCGGGAATTCTTTCTTAAAGTTCCAGGAAGAGTTTTCTGATTCAAACTTGTAGTTATAGACCTTGTCACTTCCGTCATAAAGAATGGTGCGGAATTTTTCTGAAAGCTTATGAAAGGGTTTTTCGATGTCGACTTTCTCGGCCTCTGCCACTGAGCGAACCATCTGCATGAGAAAAGAGTTCTTCTTAACAATCGGCATCGCTCCTTCTTCCAATGAAAGTTTTTCATCAAAAAGAAGTCCATCAATATCAAAGCGTTTTGAAATGCCCAGACCATTACATGTCGGGCAAGCACCTAGTGGTGAGTTAAATGAGAAGAGACGCGGTTCTAGATCCGGATAACTTTTCCCGGATTTGAAAGAGTAGTTTTTCTCTGAGTAGAAGTGTTCCACTTCATCTGCGAGTACAACCAGGTAACCGTCAGAAAGCTTCAGGGCGTTTTCCACTGATTCAGTGAGACGAGGTTTAACTCCCTCTTTAATTACTAAACGATCAACCACGATATCAATGTCATTAAAGCGAGACTTGTTGATTGAGATATTATCTTCCAGATTCATGATCTCGCCATTTAAGCGCACACGAGTAAAACCCATGCTGGTGTATTTAGCGAGTTCTTCCTTATGCTCCCCTTTCTTGGAACGAATGACGGGAGAGAGGATCTGAAGTTTTGTACCGGTCTTAAATTTACAAATTTGTTCTACGATTTGTTGTGGGGATTGTTTCGCCACCTTCTCGCCAGTTTCCGGACAGTGAGCTTCACCTAAGCGGGCGTAGAGCAAACGAAGGTAATCGTAGATTTCAGTAATGGTTCCTACGGTTGAACGAGGATTTTTAGTCGTGGATTTTTGATCAATCGCGATCGCCGGAGATAGCCCGGTGATGCTTTCAACTTCCGGGGCCTCAATCTGTCCAATGAACTGTCGAGCGTAACTTGAAAGAGATTCAATATAGCGACGCTGACCTTCAGCATAGATAGTATCGAACGCGAGCGATGATTTTCCCGAACCAGATGGGCCCGTGATAACTGTTAACGAATGCCTCGGAAGTGAGACATCAATATTTTTAAGATTGTGAACCTTTGCTTTGGTGACTTGAATTTTTTCCATCAGAAATCCTCGTGAGCATTTGCACAGCTTCTTTCAGTGAATAAGCGCAGCCGCGATAGTCTGCCTGATTTTTACTGAACAAACTAAATGATGTTCCGTGATCAGGACTAAAGCGAGGATATGGTAGACCTAGAGTGATGTTTGATCCAATGAAACCTTGAAGGCCCTTGAATACACCCAGACCCTGATCGTGAAAAAGATATACCAGAAGATCCTCTTTCGACTTTTGCTCGAAAAGCATTGTATCACCCGGTAGTGGCCCAAGCACCTCTAATTTTACTTTGGACCTTAGACGTTTAATTGCCTTAGTGATGCGATCATCTTCGTCGCCTATAAGCCCCTGCTCTCCCGCATGGGGATTCATGCCCGATATCAATATTCTTTTAGTCGGCCAGTTCCAGCTATCCAGAGTTTTAACTGCAGATAAAAGGCGCTGATAGATGAGATCTTCAGTCATGAGTTTTGAGAGATCTTTCACTGCCACATGATCTGATAACAACAGCACTTGCAGCCTGGGTGATGAAAAGAACATACCCAGTTCAGGTTTTTTATAAAAGGCGCGGAAATACTCGGTGTGGCCGGCGTATCCTGGAAATTGGTCCTTGGATGTTGGAAGGGTGAATAGCACTCCTCCGCTTTCACATAAGCGCATGCCAAGCTCAATGGCGGTAAAACTCTGGGAATGGTTCACGGCCGATAACCAATAGACTTTAATCTCAATACCAGCGAGGAAAATAGAATCTTCCTGTATATGAAACGGCAGTCTCATGGAAATCAGAGTTTCAATAACTGATTGTTCAAAGGCAATTAAACGGATGAGTTTAAGCTCTTCCTTTGGCATGAGCATCACGGATTTGAAGAAGACCTCGAGTCCAATGCCTTCTTCGTGTCCTTGAGTCACGTAGACTTTCATATTAGAGAAGATTTTTGATGTAATAGTTCGAGTATTCACGGTCAAACCAGTTTGCTGAAACTGATTTACCTTTGTTCATGAAGATTTCATTTTGAATCTGATCTTTGAACTTCAGGAACTCCTGTGATTCAACCAGATCTTTCTTCTGAACGTAGAAAACGTGCAAGTAACCGTTCAGTGAAATGGCCTTCGAGAAAGAGCCTTCCGAAGTGGTCTTTAAAACTTTAGCGAGGTCTTTTGAAAGACCGTCTTCGTTTAGAGCGTCGAGGTTGTTAGATTCAAGATCGCGGTATTCTTCCGGAAGCTTACCAGTAAGTTGGTAATCCTTTAGAACCGCCAGAAACTTACCTTCGTTTTTATCGACCAGCTTCGATTCATCAATATAGAAATCTACCAGGTTATATTTGAACGAAAGAGCATTGTTAGTTGAGTTACGGCGATAGTACTCGTTCTTAATTTCTTGTTCGGTCACAGAAATAAGTGGAGCAATGATTCTTTGAGCGAAGATGTTGTATTCCATCGTTTCGCGGATGATTTCAAAATACTCTTCGTACGTCAGGCTTTTACTTTTTAAGAACTGAAGAAGGTCAGCGCGTTTTAGACCAAGGCGCTCTTCCGTCATTTTAATACGGCCCTCAACGGCGTCATCATTAATCACGTAACCTTGAGCATTGATTTTGTCGCGGATGATGTACGACTTGATCATGATATCCAGGAGCTTTTTCTGATCGTATGACTTCTCTGAATAAATGATGGGTGAAACTTCACGACGTGCTTCAAGGGTCTCGTCCATACGTCTAATTTCAGAAAGTGAAATAACACGTGTGTTAACAACGGCCACAATTTTATCGAGGAGTTTTTCGGAAGATTTTGAATCCTGGGCAAAGGCAGAGCTCATGCCCAGGAGAATTGTAAGAATTAAAAATTTCATGCTTTGGTCCAGTGATAATGCCTTCATGACATCTTAATCACCAACCAAGGATATTATAAAAGATTCGGATTTGTCTTGATATCTGCGCCTTTTGCGAGATTTTTAAAGTAATTCTCGATCATGGCATCTCTTTTCTTGTCGTAGATGATCTTTTTGTAAAGGTTCTTGTCGATCTGGTCAAAAGACTTAACGCCAAGAATCTTAATTACGTGAATACCCATCTGAGTTCTTACTGGCTTAGAGATGAATCCAACTTTCTGGCCCTTAATGGCTTCGAAGTACTCTGGAGCAAGGCGTGTTGGAGGTTGGAAACCTAGATCACCACCTACAGGTGCGGCAGAAGTTTGAGAGTATTTGTTGGCCAGCTTTGCGAAAGAATCTGGATCCTTTTGAAGAGCAGCATAGATCTCGCTACTTTGAAGAAGTGCTTGCTCAACTTCTTTTGGAGTTGGCTCAGCTCTTAAGCGGTAAAGAATGTGAGCAGTACGGTACTCTTGGTTATCATTGTAGTACTTCTTTACGTCTTCATCTGACACAGTGATTTTTTTAAATTCGTTCTCAAGGTCTTTTGAAGTCTGAGCGTGGAAAAGGATATCTTCCTGTTTTGCTACAACCGTTGGATCTTTATCAGTACCCGTCTTCTTGGCCTTCTGAATTCCTAGCTGACGATTGATTAAGTCTTGAAGAGAAACTTCTTTTGTAATTTTTCTCTGACCAACGAATTTTAAATTTTGAAGATGATAATCTTCGAATTGTTTTTTTGTGATTGATTGACCGTTAACAGTCGCAACAACTTGGTTGTCATTCTTCTGCGCTACTGCTGTACCCGCGACCATAAGAGCAATAATTGCTACTGAAAATTGTTTCTTCATACACATCCCTGTGGTTTTTATTGAATCTAATAAAAACGGTATCATACACCCATATTTGCCGCAATATGTTTTGCAAATTCCAAGAGCGTGTTATGACTCACTGTCTCTTTGAAAAGTGCATTCACGGAAGAGTCGGGGTTGATCTTGTAAAGTTTCGGTTTATTCATGAAGAAGTTCAGCATCTTATCTCGTAGCTGATGATTATGGTTAAGTATTTCCTGATCAAAGAAAAGGGCGATTTGTGTGCCACCAACCTTCACTAAACGAAGACCCAGAGGCTGGAAAATAATTCTCGATCGAAGGATTGAATACAGGGCCTCGAGCTCTTTCGGGGTGATTCCGAAAGCATCGGTGAGTTCTGAAATGATATCTTCCAGGCGACCAAGATCCGAACAGTTTGAAAGACGTTTATAGTATTTCAAGCGAAGCGCATGATCTGGAATGTAACCATTAGGAATGTAGGCCGAGAACGGAGCTTGAATTTCGATGTTCTTCACCGAAACTTTTTGCTCACCACGAATTTCCTGAATCGCTTCTTGTAAGAGATCCATATAGAACTCAAGACCAATCGCTTCGATGTGTCCTGATTGTTCACCACCTAAGATGTCCCCTGCTCCACGAATCTCCATGTCGGAAGAAGCGAGTGCAAAACCTGAACCCATCTCCGCATAGGTTTGAAGAGCATGAAGTCTTCTTTGCGCAGTTTCTGAAATGATTCTGTTCTCAGGAACAATAAAGTAAGCGTAGGCCTTACGA
Encoded here:
- the uvrA gene encoding excinuclease ABC subunit UvrA; translation: MEKIQVTKAKVHNLKNIDVSLPRHSLTVITGPSGSGKSSLAFDTIYAEGQRRYIESLSSYARQFIGQIEAPEVESITGLSPAIAIDQKSTTKNPRSTVGTITEIYDYLRLLYARLGEAHCPETGEKVAKQSPQQIVEQICKFKTGTKLQILSPVIRSKKGEHKEELAKYTSMGFTRVRLNGEIMNLEDNISINKSRFNDIDIVVDRLVIKEGVKPRLTESVENALKLSDGYLVVLADEVEHFYSEKNYSFKSGKSYPDLEPRLFSFNSPLGACPTCNGLGISKRFDIDGLLFDEKLSLEEGAMPIVKKNSFLMQMVRSVAEAEKVDIEKPFHKLSEKFRTILYDGSDKVYNYKFESENSSWNFKKEFPGVVAWLEKKYNESESEKTRADLEEYMIIKKCPSCKGKKLSPFALAATIKGQSIMDVCDLSINEAAVFFDSLEFTGNQAIIAHKVLKEVKDRIKFLLNVGLNYLTLNRDAMTLSGGESQRIRLATQIGSALSGVLYVLDEPSIGLHQRDNEKLIKTLIDLRDIGNTVLVVEHDEDTMLASDYLIDMGPQAGIHGGEIVAAGTPEEVKKNKKSITGKYLSGDLKIEVPKKRRDLKDHIVLNKAKEHNLQDVTLKLPLGGMTCITGVSGSGKSTLVHKVLIPAVKNYLSRGRRGSSANYQSITGVDKIQSLIELDQSPIGRTPHSNPATYTGLFDDIRNIFSQTNESKVRGYKPGRFSFNVKGGRCETCEGNGMLKIEMHFLPDVYVTCSECRGSRYNNETLSILYRGKNIADVLAMSIEEAEPFFENHPKVNRALKVLNAVGLGYIKLGQPATTLSGGEAQRLKLSRELSKSTKGSCLYVLDEPTTGLHFEDINILLKALNKLIDQNHSLLIIEHNLDVIKTADWVIDLGPEGGKGGGQIIAEGTPETVAKVKASHTGRYLAKALKS
- a CDS encoding 4-hydroxythreonine-4-phosphate dehydrogenase PdxA; translated protein: MKVYVTQGHEEGIGLEVFFKSVMLMPKEELKLIRLIAFEQSVIETLISMRLPFHIQEDSIFLAGIEIKVYWLSAVNHSQSFTAIELGMRLCESGGVLFTLPTSKDQFPGYAGHTEYFRAFYKKPELGMFFSSPRLQVLLLSDHVAVKDLSKLMTEDLIYQRLLSAVKTLDSWNWPTKRILISGMNPHAGEQGLIGDEDDRITKAIKRLRSKVKLEVLGPLPGDTMLFEQKSKEDLLVYLFHDQGLGVFKGLQGFIGSNITLGLPYPRFSPDHGTSFSLFSKNQADYRGCAYSLKEAVQMLTRISDGKNSSHQSKGSQS
- a CDS encoding SurA N-terminal domain-containing protein is translated as MKFLILTILLGMSSAFAQDSKSSEKLLDKIVAVVNTRVISLSEIRRMDETLEARREVSPIIYSEKSYDQKKLLDIMIKSYIIRDKINAQGYVINDDAVEGRIKMTEERLGLKRADLLQFLKSKSLTYEEYFEIIRETMEYNIFAQRIIAPLISVTEQEIKNEYYRRNSTNNALSFKYNLVDFYIDESKLVDKNEGKFLAVLKDYQLTGKLPEEYRDLESNNLDALNEDGLSKDLAKVLKTTSEGSFSKAISLNGYLHVFYVQKKDLVESQEFLKFKDQIQNEIFMNKGKSVSANWFDREYSNYYIKNLL
- a CDS encoding peptidylprolyl isomerase, which produces MKKQFSVAIIALMVAGTAVAQKNDNQVVATVNGQSITKKQFEDYHLQNLKFVGQRKITKEVSLQDLINRQLGIQKAKKTGTDKDPTVVAKQEDILFHAQTSKDLENEFKKITVSDEDVKKYYNDNQEYRTAHILYRLRAEPTPKEVEQALLQSSEIYAALQKDPDSFAKLANKYSQTSAAPVGGDLGFQPPTRLAPEYFEAIKGQKVGFISKPVRTQMGIHVIKILGVKSFDQIDKNLYKKIIYDKKRDAMIENYFKNLAKGADIKTNPNLL